In Brassica rapa cultivar Chiifu-401-42 chromosome A06, CAAS_Brap_v3.01, whole genome shotgun sequence, a single window of DNA contains:
- the LOC103872507 gene encoding CASP-like protein 2A1 isoform X1: protein MEKIDDHLKPSHSVSAGAATEKWEEVSTGIRTAETMLRLAPVGLCVAALVIMLKDSQTNEYGDVSYSNLTAFRYLVHANGICAGYSLLSAAIAAMPGSSSTMPRVWTFFCLDQILTYVVLAAGAVSTEVLYLAYKGDDAITWSDACSSFGSFCHKATASVIITFVVVCFYVVLSLISSYKLFTRFDPPATVDSNKNVEVAVFGS, encoded by the exons atgGAGAAGATTGATGATCATCTCAAGCCTAGCCACAGTGTTTCCGCTGGTGCTGCGACAGAGAAGTGGGAGGAGGTTAGTACTGGTATCCGAACCGCCGAGACAATGCTCCGGTTAGCTCCGGTGGGTCTTTGTGTTGCGGCGCTTGTTATCATGCTTAAAGACTCTCAGACTAATGAGTACGGCGACGTTTCTTACTCCAACCTCACAGCGTTCAG GTACTTGGTGCACGCAAATGGAATATGTGCAGGCTACTCTCTTCTCTCAGCAGCCATTGCAGCCATGCCTGGTTCTTCTTCCACTATGCCTCGTGTTTGGACCTTCTTCTGTCTCGACCAG ATTCTGACCTACGTGGTTCTTGCTGCTGGAGCTGTGTCTACTGAAGTTCTATACTTAGCCTACAAAGGAGACGATGCCATTACGTGGAGCGATGCGTGCAGTTCATTTGGCAGTTTCTGCCATAAAGCCACTGCTTCTGTTATAATCACATTCGTTGTGGTTTGCTTTTATGTCGTTCTCTCTCTTATCTCCTCTTATAAGCTCTTTACTCGCTTTGATCCTCCAGCCACCGTTGACTCCAACAAAAACGTCGAAGTTGCTGTCTTTGGAAGTTGA
- the LOC103872507 gene encoding CASP-like protein 2A1 isoform X2, translated as MSTATFLTPTSQRSGYSLLSAAIAAMPGSSSTMPRVWTFFCLDQILTYVVLAAGAVSTEVLYLAYKGDDAITWSDACSSFGSFCHKATASVIITFVVVCFYVVLSLISSYKLFTRFDPPATVDSNKNVEVAVFGS; from the exons ATGAGTACGGCGACGTTTCTTACTCCAACCTCACAGCGTTCAG GCTACTCTCTTCTCTCAGCAGCCATTGCAGCCATGCCTGGTTCTTCTTCCACTATGCCTCGTGTTTGGACCTTCTTCTGTCTCGACCAG ATTCTGACCTACGTGGTTCTTGCTGCTGGAGCTGTGTCTACTGAAGTTCTATACTTAGCCTACAAAGGAGACGATGCCATTACGTGGAGCGATGCGTGCAGTTCATTTGGCAGTTTCTGCCATAAAGCCACTGCTTCTGTTATAATCACATTCGTTGTGGTTTGCTTTTATGTCGTTCTCTCTCTTATCTCCTCTTATAAGCTCTTTACTCGCTTTGATCCTCCAGCCACCGTTGACTCCAACAAAAACGTCGAAGTTGCTGTCTTTGGAAGTTGA